The Streptomyces sp. DG1A-41 genomic sequence CTTGTCCTTCTCGAAGGTCGTCTTGATCTGGTAGCCGCCCTGGTCGAACTGCTTCTCCGTGATGTTGGAGTGGTTCAGGACGTACTTCTTGGCCGTGTCCGCCAGGTACCCGATCTGGCCGCTCATGCCCTTGGACGCCTTTCGGCCCTGCGGCATGGGGTACCTCTTGATCGCCTCCTGGTACTCGGCGTCCGTGATCCTCTTGTCCTTGTGCATCTGCTCGAGGATCCAGCGCCAGCGTGCCTCGGAGCGCTTGCGGTTGGCGTCAGCGCTCGCCGACTCGTCGATGCTGTCGTTGCCCGCGGGGTCGTAGTACGTCGGTCCCTTGAGCAGGGCGGCGAGGAAAGCGCACTCGCTCGGTTTGAGGTCCTTCGCTTCCTTGCCGTAATAGGCCTGGGCGGCGGCCTGGATGCCGTAGGCACCACGGCCGTAGTACGAGGTGTTGAGGTAACCCTGGAGGATAGCGGTCTTCTTGAGCTTCGTCCCCACCTTGATGGAGATGAACATTTCCTTGAACTTGCGGGTGACCGTCTGCTCTTGGCTCAGGTAGGTGTTCTTGACGAACTGCTGGGTGATCGTCGAACCACCCTGCGTGTCACCACCCCGGGCCATGTTCGCCAGGGCCCGGGCGATACCCATGGGGTCGACGCCCGAGTCCTGGTAGAAGGTCTTGTTCTCGGCCGAGATCACCGCCCACTGCATGGCCTTGGGGATACGCTCGATCGTGACGTTCTGCCGGTTCTGGCCACTGCCCGCCGCGACCATCTGGCTGCCGTCGGCCCAGTAGTAGACATTGTTCTGCGACAGGGCCGCCGCGTTCTCCTCGTTGGGGACGCCCACCATGGCGTACCCGATGCCCGCCACGGCCACCATGCTGCCGAAGAAGCCGATGCACAGGCCGGAGACGAGCTTCCAGGACGGCAGCCAGCGCTGCCAGCCGTACTTGCCGGCCCGCGGATAGTCGATCAGCCGCTTCCTGTCGGAGACGGCAGCCGCGCGCCCTCGGCCCCGCCCGGGCCCAACAGGCCCGCCCGGGGCGGCGCGCCGGCCGCCACGGCCCGGTTCGGCCGCTCTGCGGCGGCCGCCTCCGGTGCTTCTCTGCGCCGCACGCCGGGCCTCTGCACGGCCGCCGTACGGACGCTCCTCACCCCCCGAGTCATAGGAGTCCGACCCATAGGAGTCGGACGGAGACCCGGTGGCGCCTCGCTGGGCCGCGCGGCGGCCGGAGGACGAACCGGACTGGCCGCGTCGGGCCGCGGCACGTCCGCCTCCCTGCGGCTGCGGCGGTTTGCGACGGTGCTCGCTCATCGAACGACTACTCCTCGGGCAGGCGCACCCCTGCGCGCCTGGAAACGGCGGCTGGTTTCCGGTCCCCCCGAAGTACGGATGCGGTCGGCTCCGCATTCATTGGTCCCGCATGCACCCGTACTACACCGAAGACGACGACGCTCTCAGGCGTCACTTGGTTCCCGGTGATGTGCATGGCGCACAGACTACGCACCGCCAAAACCTGCCTAGGCCTGAAGTTCACCTCAAATCAGGCAACTCGCGTCCGATGAACCGGTGATGTGATCCCGTTCACCACACCCCCTCTTGTCGCATCCGGAAGGCCGTTCTATCGTCGTGATGTATCGAGTCGATACATCAGCGCGACACATCGGACCGACACATCGGTCCGAACATCGGGTACCGCGGCAGAGAGGAGGCGACGATGAGCCGGCGTTCCGGGATCCTCGAGTTCGCCGTACTCGGCCTGCTCCGCGAATCTCCGATGCACGGCTATGAGCTGCGCAAACGACTCAATACATCACTGGGTGTGTTCCGTGCGTTCAGCTACGGGACGCTGTACCCCTGCCTCAAGACGCTGGTTGCCAACGGCTGGCTGATCGAGGAACAGGGGAACGAAACCGAGGCCGCTCCCCTCACCGGCCGCCGCGCCAAGATCGTCTACCGGCTGACGGCGGAGGGCAAGGAGCACTTCGAGCAGCTGCTCTCGCAGACCGGGCCCGACGCGTACGAGGACGAGACATTCGCCGCCCGTTTCGCTTTCTTCGGGCAAACCTCACGCGATGTGCGCATGCGCGTGCTGGAGGGCCGCCGCAGCCGGCTCGAGGAGCGGCTGGAGAAGATGCGCCTCTCCCTGGCCCGGACCCGGGAGCGCCTCGACGACTACACGCTTGAGCTCCAGCGCCACGGGATGGAGTCCGTGGAGCGCGAAGTGCGCTGGCTGAACGAGCTCATCGAGAGCGAGCGGGCGGGACGGGACCTGAAAGGCCCCGCCTCGGGGGAGCCCGGTTCGCGTGACACCACATCTGGAGCGTCGGGCGGCCTGCCCCGGCCGGGGGACGACTCCCGTCCGGATACGCCCGGCGACACCGCCACGTGAGAGCCCGTCGAAGGGCCTCACTCGTACACACAGGGAGCAACCGGAATGGGTTCGGTTCGCGTAGCCATCGTCGGTGTGGGCAACTGCGCCGCATCGCTGGTGCAGGGAGTCGAGTACTACAAGGACGCCGACCCGGCGTCCAAGGTGCCGGGCCTGATGCACGTCCAGTTCGGCGACTACCACGTCCGCGACGTCGAGTTCGTCGCCGCGTTCGACGTGGACGCCAAGAAGGTCGGTCTCGACCTGGCGGACGCCATCGGCGCCTCCGAGAACAACACCATCAAGATCTGCGACGTACCCAGCACCGGTGTGACGGTCCAGCGCGGCCACACCCTCGACGGCCTGGGCAAGTACTACCGCGAGACCATCGAGGAGTCCGCCGAGGAGCCGGTCGACGTCGTCCAGGTCCTCAAGGACAAGCAGGTCGACGTCCTCGTCTGCTACCTGCCGGTCGGTTCCGAGGACGCGGCGAAGTTCTACGCCCAGTGCGCCATCGACGCCAAGGTCGCCTTCGTCAACGCCCTCCCGGTCTTCATCGCCGGCACCAAGGAGTGGGCGGACAGGTTCACCAAGGCGGGCGTCCCGATCGTCGGCGACGACATCAAGTCCCAGGTCGGCGCCACCATCACGCACCGCGTCATGGCGAAGCTGTTCGAGGACCGGGGCGTCGTCCTGGACCGCACGATGCAGCTGAACGTCGGCGGCAACATGGACTTCAAGAACATGCTCGAGCGCGACCGCCTCGAGTCGAAGAAGATCTCCAAGACGCAGGCCGTCACCTCCCAGATCCGCGACCGCGACCTGGGAGAGGGAAACGTCCACATCGGCCCGTCCGACTACGTCGCCTGGCTGGACGACCGCAAGTGGGCGTACGTCCGCCTCGAGGGCCGCGCCTTCGGTGACGTCCCGCTGAACCTGGAGTACAAGCTCGAGGTCTGGGACTCCCCGAACTCCGCCGGCGTCATCATCGACGCGCTGCGCGCCGCGAAGATCGCCAAGGACCGCGGCATCGGCGGCCCCGTGCTCTCCGCGTCGAGTTACTTCATGAAGTCCCCGCCCGTCCAGTACTACGACGACGAGGCCCGCGAGAACGTCGAGAAGTTCATCGCGGGTGAGGTCGAGCGCTGAGGCGCTCCAACCAGTCGCTCCTGCCAGGGCTGTGAGGGTCCCCGGGTCGTACGACCCGGGGACCCACTCCGTATGTGAGGCTGTGCCCCATGGCCGTCGTCCGTGACCTGCGTGTGCTGTTGCGCTTCCAGGGCTTCAGGCGCCTGCTCGGCGTGCGCCTGCTCTCCCAGGGCGCCGACGGCGTCTACCAGGTCGCGCTCGCCGCGTACGTGGTCTTCTCGCCGGAGAAGCAGACCTCGGCGGCCGCGGTCGCCTCCGCGATGGCGGTGCTGCTGCTCCCGTACTCCCTCGTCGGCCCCTTCGCCGGTGCCCTGCTGGACCGCTGGCGGCGCCGCCAGGTCCTGCTGTACGGCAGCCTGCTGCGCGCGCTGCTGGCTTCCGCCACGGCCCTGCTGATACTCAGTCCGGCTCCGGACTGGCTCTTCTACGTCTCCGCCCTGTGCGTCACCGCCGTCAACCGTTTCGTCCTCTCCGGCCTGTCCGCCGCCCTGCCCCGCGTCGTCGACGCCGAGCGCCTCGTCATCGCCAACTCCCTCTTCCCGACCGCCGGGACGCTGGCGGCGACCGCCGGCGGCGGTGTCGCCTTCGTCGTCCGCCTGGTGGTGGCGGACTCCGATGCCGCCGTGGTGCTCGTGGGAGCCGTGCTGTATCTGTGCGCCGCCCTGGCGTCGCTCAGCATGACGCGGGAACTCCTCGGCCCCGACCGGAACTTGGTGCGCGAGCGGATCGGGACGGCTCTCAAGGGCACCGCTCGCGACCTGGTGGCGGGCGTACGTTACCTGTCCGCGCCCCCGCGCCGGGAAGCGGCCTGGGCGCTGGCGGCCATGGCGCTGATGCGCTTCTGCTACGGCGCACTGCTGGTGATGCTGCTGATGCTCTGCCGGTACGCGCTCACCACGACCACGGACGACGGACTCGCCCTGCTGGGGCTGGTGTTGGGCTTCTCCGGCGCCGGCTTCTTCGCGGCGGCCGTGGTGACGCCCTGGACCGCCGGACGGCTCGGGCCGGGCCGCTGGATCGTCGTGTGTGCGGGGACCGCCGCGCTGCTGGAGCCCGCTCTCGGACTGCCGTTCGCCACTGCCCCTCTGCTGGCCGCGGCCTTCGTCCTGGGCCTGACCACCCAGGGCGCGAAAATCGCCACGGACACGATCGTCCAGTCCTCCGTCGAGGACGGCTTCCGTGGCCGGATCTTCTCGGTCTACGACGTCCTTTTCAACGTCGCGTTCGTCGGCGCCGCCGCCGTCGCCGCCCTGATGCTGCCGCCGGACGGCCGATCCGTGCCGCTGGTGATCACGATCGCCGTTATCTACGCGGCAGTAGCTGCGAGTATGGGCTGGTTTGGCCGCCAGTAAGTGTCACATCAATGACACACAGCCACATCCGACTACTGCGGTGTCAGTGGGGACCGGTAACTGACGTGGGTCTTATCTCGCGCGACTGTTCGCGCGGCTCACTCATGTTCTAGGGGGACCCCCAAGTGACCACTCCGCCGCCCCAGGGCAACCCGTTCGCACAGGGCCAGCCCGCGGGTCAGCCCCAGGCCCCGTACCCGCCGCAGGGCGGCTACCCCCAGCAGCCCGGCCAGCCCGGCTTCCCGCCTCAGGGCGCGGCTCCGTACGCTCCCGTGGCACCGCAGCCGACCGGCCGCAAGCTCAGCTTCAAGACCATCAAGAACATCGCCATCGTCATCCCGGTGGCGAGCATTGCCATCGGCGGCTACATAACCAGCCGGGACGACGCCAAGACGGCGGCCGTCGGAGATTGCATGCACCGCGGCAGCACGGACGACAACAACCCGGACCTCGAGGTCGTTGAGTGCAGCGCCACGAAGGCCAAGATCGTAGTGCTGGCCAAGATCGAGGGCGCGTACCTCACGGAGACAATGGCGTCGAGCAAGTGCGAAGACGAAGCCAAGGACTTCCAGTACACATACACCGAGAGCGGTGACGGCAAGGACTTCCTGCTCTGCCTGAAGGGCAAGAAGTAAGGCAGATTCAGCGAGGGGCGGTGTTTCACGTGAAACACCGCCCGACCCCTCTCCAGGGTCATGTTTCACGTGAAACATGACCCCGTTTCACCGGCTCAGCCCTCCTGCTCGGCCCACCACTCCTTGAGCGCGGCCACTGCGGAGTCATACTCCATCGGCCCGTCCTCCAGGCGCAGCTCCAGCATGTGCTTGTACGCGCGGCCGACGACCGGACCGGGACCGACGCCGAGGATCTCCATGATCTGGTTGCCGTCGAGGTCGGGACGGATCGAGTCCAGCTCCTCCTGCTCCTGAAGCTTGGCGATCCGCTCCTCCAGACCGTCGTACGCACGCGCCAGGGCCGCCGCCTTGCGCTTGTTGCGTGTGGTGCAGTCCGAGCGGGTCAGCTTGTGGAGGCGGTCGAGGAGCGGGCCGGCGTCGCGTACGTAGCGGCGGACCGCCGAGTCCGTCCACTCTCCGGTGCCGTAGCCGTGGAAGCGCAGGTGGAGTTCCACGAGACGTGAGACGTCCTTCACCAGCTCGTTGGAGTACTTCAACGCCATCATGCGCTTCTTGGTCATCTTCGCCCCGACCACCTCGTGGTGGTGGAACGAGACCCGGCCGTCCTTCTCGAAGCGACGTGTGCGGGGCTTGCCGATGTCGTGCAGCAGGGCGGCCAGGCGGAGGGTCAGGTCGGGGCCGTCGTCCTCCAGCGCCATCGCCTGCTCCAGGACGATCAGCGTGTGGTCGTAGACGTCCTTGTGCCGGTGGTGCTCGTCACGCTCCAGGTGCAGGGCCGGCAGCTCGGGCAGCACGCGGTCGGCGAGGCCCGTCTCGACGAGCAGCGACAGGCCCTTGCGCGGGTGCGGTGACAGGATCAGCTTGTTCAGCTCGTCCCGTACCCGCTCGGCCGAGACGATCTCGATACGCCCGGCCATCGCGTTCATCGCCGCGATCACCTCGGGGGCGACCTCGAAGTCGAGCTGAGCCGCGAAGCGCGCGGCCCGCATCATCCGCAGCGGATCGTCCGAGAAGGACTCCTCCGGGGTGCCAGGAGTACGCAGCACACGCGACGCGAGGTCCTCGAGCCCGCCGTGCGGATCGATGAACTCCTTCTCCGGCAGCGCGACGGCCATCGCGTTCACCGTGAAGTCGCGGCGGACGAGGTCCTCCTCGATGGAGTCGCCGTACGACACCTCGGGCTTGCGCGAGGTCCGGTCGTACGCCTCCGACCGGAAGGTGGTCACCTCGATCTGAAAGCGTCGATCAGCGTCTCCGACGCGGGCATCCTTCTGGGCCCCGACCGTGCCGAAGGCGATCCCGACGTCCCAGACGGCGTCCGCCCACGGGCGCACGATCTTGAGTACGTCCTGGGGGCGGGCGTCGGTCGTGAAGTCCAGGTCGTTGCCGAGCCGGCCCAGCAGCGCGTCCCGGACCGAGCCGCCGACCAGGGCGAGTGAGAACCCGGCCTCCTGGAAGCGGCGGGCGAGGTCGTCGGCGACAGGAGCGACCCGCAGCAGTTCACTCACCGCGCGGCGCTGCACCTGACTCAGGGCACTGGGCATTTCTTCGTTGGCGTTCGGCACAACAGAAGAGGGTACGTGGCCCGGGCGCCCCCGAGCTCCCCCTATTACGCATGCAGATACGTCCGTCAATACGCGCACAAGAGATGCCCTTGCCCTGGAGTCAACCACTGCCTGCCAAACGGCGATATAGCGGACAGCGCGGCGCCGGGACGCGATCTTGTGGAACGGACCGCGGCACTTCCCCTCAGCGCACATCGTTACCATGCGTGGACGCACATTCCGACGACCACTGACGACGACGAGGGACGGGCGAGCGCGTGGCCGAGGCGGCAGACTTCCAGGGGACCAGTGCCTCACCTGCCCGCCGGTGGCTACGGCGCACCGGGGCACTGCTCGCCGGTGCGCCCTTGCTGGCCGGACTCCTCCAGTTGCCCGCCGCGACGCCGGCGGACGCGGCCGGGCAGGAGTCCCCGCAGGCCGCCTCCGGCACGGGTTCGGTGTCCGTCGCTGTCGACTCGCTCAGCCCCAGCGCCCCCACCGAGGGGGACACGGTGACGTTGACCGGCACGGTGACCAACAACGGCAAGCAGCCGGTCACCGACGTCCACGTCGATCTACGGGTGGGGCCCTCGCTCGACACCCGCTCCTCCATCGACACCCTCGCCAAGAAGAGCGACGACGTCCAGGGCCCCGCCGGCAAGCCAGTCGGCGGCAAGTACACCGAGAAGTTCTCCAAGCTCACCCCCGGCGTCGCGGAGCCCTTCAACATCTCCGTGCCGGTCGACGAGCTGGACCTCGGCCGGGACGGCGTCTACCAGCTGGCCGTCGCGCTCTCCGGTGAGACCGCCGCGCAGCCCTGGGACCAGGTTCTCGGCATCCAGCGCACGTTCCTGCCGTGGCAGCCGGAGGAAGCCGGCACCAAGACGAAGACCACGTTCCTGTGGCCGCTCGTCTCCGACGTCCACATGACGGCCGAGACGGGGTCGAACGAGCAGCAGACGCCGGTCTTCAGCAACGACGACCTCTCCGAGGAGATCTCCCCGGGCGGCCGCCTCGACCAGATGGTGTCACTGGGCAAGGGCCTCGACGTCACCTGGGTGATCGACCCGGACCTGCTGGCATCCGTCGACGCGATGACGAAGAACTACCAGGTCAGAGAGGAGGACGGCACCACCACCTCCGGCCGGAACCAGGCAGTCGCCAAGCAGTGGCTCTCGGAGCTCCAGCAGGCGGTGACGGGCAAGGAGGTCGTCGCCCTGCCGTTCGGCGATCCGGACCTGGCCTCCCTCGCCCACAACGGCACGCGCGTCACGGGCTCGCTGAGCCACCTCAAGGAGGCCACCGACGCCGTCGACAACACGGTGCCGACGATCCTCCACGTGCAACCGTCCACAGACTTCGCGTGGCCCGTGGCCGGCGCCGTCGACCCATCGATTATGAAGGTGGCGACCTCCGCGGGCGCCGACAAGGTGATCGCCCGCAGCGACAGCCTTCAGGACAATCTGTCGTACACGCCCTCCGCGGCCCGGCCCATCGGCGGCGGCACCACGGCGGTCGTCGCGGACTCCCGGATGTCCACGGCGTTCCAGGGCAACCTGACGAAGGCCTCCGCGTCCACGCTCGCCGTGCAGCGCTTCCTGGCCCAGAGCCTGACGCTCGGCCTCCAGACCGGCAAGCAGCGCAGCGTCGTCGTCGCCCCGCAGCGCGCGCCCTCCGTGAGCCAGGCGCAGGCGATGGCCGAGGCACTGGGGGCCCTCCAGGGCGGGAACTGGTCCGAGTCGCAGGACCTCACGGCCGCCGCCAAGGCCAAGCCGGACCCAGCGGCCAACAGGAAGGTGCCGCCCGCCGACGCGTACCCCCGCTCGCTCAGCAAGCAGGAGCTGCCGCGAGCCGCCTTCGAGCAGATCGCGAGGACGCAGGGCAAGCTCGACAACTTCAAGGTGATCCTCACCGACGAGTCCCGGGTGGTCACCCCCTTCGGGCGGGCGATGAACCGCGAGATGTCCACGTCGTGGCGTGGCCGGGGCGTCGCGGCGGCGGGGTACCGCGGAGACGTCGAGAAATACCTGGACGGCCTGATCGACGGGGTCAAACTGATCAAGAAGACGGAGACCAAGCTCTCCGGCCGCAGCGCCACGATCCCCGTCACCGTCCAGAACAACCTGGTCCAGGGAGTCGAGCACCTGAAGCTGCGGCTCACGTCGCAGAACCCGACGCGACTCAAGATCGGCGGCAACGCCTACGAGGAGCAGCGGGTCGCCGTGAACGGCGGGCACAGCCAGTCGGTGAAGTTCACCACGTCCGCCAATGCCAACGGCCGGGCGAAGGTGGTCGCCCA encodes the following:
- a CDS encoding PadR family transcriptional regulator, with the protein product MSRRSGILEFAVLGLLRESPMHGYELRKRLNTSLGVFRAFSYGTLYPCLKTLVANGWLIEEQGNETEAAPLTGRRAKIVYRLTAEGKEHFEQLLSQTGPDAYEDETFAARFAFFGQTSRDVRMRVLEGRRSRLEERLEKMRLSLARTRERLDDYTLELQRHGMESVEREVRWLNELIESERAGRDLKGPASGEPGSRDTTSGASGGLPRPGDDSRPDTPGDTAT
- a CDS encoding CCA tRNA nucleotidyltransferase — encoded protein: MPSALSQVQRRAVSELLRVAPVADDLARRFQEAGFSLALVGGSVRDALLGRLGNDLDFTTDARPQDVLKIVRPWADAVWDVGIAFGTVGAQKDARVGDADRRFQIEVTTFRSEAYDRTSRKPEVSYGDSIEEDLVRRDFTVNAMAVALPEKEFIDPHGGLEDLASRVLRTPGTPEESFSDDPLRMMRAARFAAQLDFEVAPEVIAAMNAMAGRIEIVSAERVRDELNKLILSPHPRKGLSLLVETGLADRVLPELPALHLERDEHHRHKDVYDHTLIVLEQAMALEDDGPDLTLRLAALLHDIGKPRTRRFEKDGRVSFHHHEVVGAKMTKKRMMALKYSNELVKDVSRLVELHLRFHGYGTGEWTDSAVRRYVRDAGPLLDRLHKLTRSDCTTRNKRKAAALARAYDGLEERIAKLQEQEELDSIRPDLDGNQIMEILGVGPGPVVGRAYKHMLELRLEDGPMEYDSAVAALKEWWAEQEG
- a CDS encoding DUF6049 family protein codes for the protein MAEAADFQGTSASPARRWLRRTGALLAGAPLLAGLLQLPAATPADAAGQESPQAASGTGSVSVAVDSLSPSAPTEGDTVTLTGTVTNNGKQPVTDVHVDLRVGPSLDTRSSIDTLAKKSDDVQGPAGKPVGGKYTEKFSKLTPGVAEPFNISVPVDELDLGRDGVYQLAVALSGETAAQPWDQVLGIQRTFLPWQPEEAGTKTKTTFLWPLVSDVHMTAETGSNEQQTPVFSNDDLSEEISPGGRLDQMVSLGKGLDVTWVIDPDLLASVDAMTKNYQVREEDGTTTSGRNQAVAKQWLSELQQAVTGKEVVALPFGDPDLASLAHNGTRVTGSLSHLKEATDAVDNTVPTILHVQPSTDFAWPVAGAVDPSIMKVATSAGADKVIARSDSLQDNLSYTPSAARPIGGGTTAVVADSRMSTAFQGNLTKASASTLAVQRFLAQSLTLGLQTGKQRSVVVAPQRAPSVSQAQAMAEALGALQGGNWSESQDLTAAAKAKPDPAANRKVPPADAYPRSLSKQELPRAAFEQIARTQGKLDNFKVILTDESRVVTPFGRAMNREMSTSWRGRGVAAAGYRGDVEKYLDGLIDGVKLIKKTETKLSGRSATIPVTVQNNLVQGVEHLKLRLTSQNPTRLKIGGNAYEEQRVAVNGGHSQSVKFTTSANANGRAKVVAQLYTEDGQKYGEPVPFDVKVTEVTATVMLVIGGGVLLLVLAGFRMYTQRKRATAREVAEDATAEGDDDVDSPADAPQNQEASGDRHKEESEACSRADAPQQPSDAAPDTAAESADPSGPGERVDR
- a CDS encoding MFS transporter, producing MAVVRDLRVLLRFQGFRRLLGVRLLSQGADGVYQVALAAYVVFSPEKQTSAAAVASAMAVLLLPYSLVGPFAGALLDRWRRRQVLLYGSLLRALLASATALLILSPAPDWLFYVSALCVTAVNRFVLSGLSAALPRVVDAERLVIANSLFPTAGTLAATAGGGVAFVVRLVVADSDAAVVLVGAVLYLCAALASLSMTRELLGPDRNLVRERIGTALKGTARDLVAGVRYLSAPPRREAAWALAAMALMRFCYGALLVMLLMLCRYALTTTTDDGLALLGLVLGFSGAGFFAAAVVTPWTAGRLGPGRWIVVCAGTAALLEPALGLPFATAPLLAAAFVLGLTTQGAKIATDTIVQSSVEDGFRGRIFSVYDVLFNVAFVGAAAVAALMLPPDGRSVPLVITIAVIYAAVAASMGWFGRQ
- a CDS encoding inositol-3-phosphate synthase, with product MGSVRVAIVGVGNCAASLVQGVEYYKDADPASKVPGLMHVQFGDYHVRDVEFVAAFDVDAKKVGLDLADAIGASENNTIKICDVPSTGVTVQRGHTLDGLGKYYRETIEESAEEPVDVVQVLKDKQVDVLVCYLPVGSEDAAKFYAQCAIDAKVAFVNALPVFIAGTKEWADRFTKAGVPIVGDDIKSQVGATITHRVMAKLFEDRGVVLDRTMQLNVGGNMDFKNMLERDRLESKKISKTQAVTSQIRDRDLGEGNVHIGPSDYVAWLDDRKWAYVRLEGRAFGDVPLNLEYKLEVWDSPNSAGVIIDALRAAKIAKDRGIGGPVLSASSYFMKSPPVQYYDDEARENVEKFIAGEVER